One Hemibagrus wyckioides isolate EC202008001 linkage group LG07, SWU_Hwy_1.0, whole genome shotgun sequence DNA segment encodes these proteins:
- the igfbp1b gene encoding insulin-like growth factor-binding protein 1b isoform X3, translated as MRGLLPLSTLVFILALILILIPAPAEQSPVTGPEPIRCAPCTSEKLSACPAAPSGCRELIKEPGCGCCMTCALPEGAKCGVYTAHCGTGLRCTPRADDPHPLHSLTRGQAVCTVDHAAQGASPLSTAESPIVDQMLNDNRLLTEEASVPLHQLLGLDRAGDPEAHESIKAKANAIRKKLVELGPCHTELHSALDTITASQQALVRDVPRRPAGTLLVRFRLERKENCRIQ; from the exons ATGCGCGGATTACTGCCGCTTTCCACGCTCGTCTTCATCCTCgccctcatcctcatcctcatccctGCTCCAGCAGAACAGTCCCCTGTTACAGGGCCGGAGCCGATCCGGTGCGCGCCGTGTACCTCGGAGAAGCTGAGCGCATGTCCGGCTGCTCCATCCGGCTGCAGGGAGCTGATAAAAGAGCCTGGATGCGGCTGTTGCATGACCTGCGCGCTGCCCGAGGGCGCCAAGTGCGGGGTTTACACGGCGCACTGCGGCACAGGACTGCGCTGCACACCGAGAGCAGACGACCCGCACCCGCTCCACTCGCTCACTCGCGGACAGGCCGTGTGCACCGTGGACCACGCCGCGCAAGGTGCGTCTCCTCTCTCTACCGCCGAGTCGCCGATAGTCGATCAGATGCTAAACGATAACCGTCTCCTTACAGAGGAGGCCAGCGTCCCTTTACACCAGCTGCTCGGACTGGACAGAGCCGGAGACCCGGAGGCGCACGAGAGCATCAAGGCTAAAGCCAACGCCATCCGGAAGAAGCTGGTGGAACTG GGTCCGTGCCATACTGAATTACACTCTGCTCTGGATACTATCACGGCCTCGCAGCAGGCTCTGG TGCGAGACGTCCCTCGTCGGCCAGCCGGCACGTTGTTGGTGCGTTTCCGCTTGGAACGGAAAGAGAATTGCAGGATCCAGTGA
- the igfbp1b gene encoding insulin-like growth factor-binding protein 1b isoform X4: MRGLLPLSTLVFILALILILIPAPAEQSPVTGPEPIRCAPCTSEKLSACPAAPSGCRELIKEPGCGCCMTCALPEGAKCGVYTAHCGTGLRCTPRADDPHPLHSLTRGQAVCTVDHAAQGASPLSTAESPIVDQMLNDNRLLTEEASVPLHQLLGLDRAGDPEAHESIKAKANAIRKKLVELCETSLVGQPARCWCVSAWNGKRIAGSSDVHEDALCHQEISH, encoded by the exons ATGCGCGGATTACTGCCGCTTTCCACGCTCGTCTTCATCCTCgccctcatcctcatcctcatccctGCTCCAGCAGAACAGTCCCCTGTTACAGGGCCGGAGCCGATCCGGTGCGCGCCGTGTACCTCGGAGAAGCTGAGCGCATGTCCGGCTGCTCCATCCGGCTGCAGGGAGCTGATAAAAGAGCCTGGATGCGGCTGTTGCATGACCTGCGCGCTGCCCGAGGGCGCCAAGTGCGGGGTTTACACGGCGCACTGCGGCACAGGACTGCGCTGCACACCGAGAGCAGACGACCCGCACCCGCTCCACTCGCTCACTCGCGGACAGGCCGTGTGCACCGTGGACCACGCCGCGCAAGGTGCGTCTCCTCTCTCTACCGCCGAGTCGCCGATAGTCGATCAGATGCTAAACGATAACCGTCTCCTTACAGAGGAGGCCAGCGTCCCTTTACACCAGCTGCTCGGACTGGACAGAGCCGGAGACCCGGAGGCGCACGAGAGCATCAAGGCTAAAGCCAACGCCATCCGGAAGAAGCTGGTGGAACTG TGCGAGACGTCCCTCGTCGGCCAGCCGGCACGTTGTTGGTGCGTTTCCGCTTGGAACGGAAAGAGAATTGCAGGATCCAGTGATGTCCACGAAGATGCCCTTTGCCACCAGGAGATCAGTCACTAA
- the LOC131356189 gene encoding insulin-like growth factor-binding protein 3 → MVAALRSLLVSVTLAAVARLSSAVGAVIRCEPCDAGARTLCDPVPEDCVERVREPGCGCCVTCALAEGRACGVYTGRCGAGLVCRHRPGEPRPLHALLEGRGVCVNQTAPPPPVSAREVQSARMPEEDSSSNTTSPTVPAGHEQSTDVFPSHVRRPPPYRFHPKAEDIRREQSRKSQSFKIEEPLAEAPSNHENIAFESKQEREYGPCRRELDGIINMLKVAHMVNTRGLRIPNCDRKGFYRKRQCWPSKGRKRGICWCVDKYGQALPGFDRKEKPAQCYALEKH, encoded by the exons ATGGTGGCCGCGCTCCGCTCCCTGCTCGTGTCCGTGACTCTGGCTGCGGTGGCGCGCCTGTCCTCCGCCGTGGGGGCGGTGATCCGCTGCGAGCCGTGCGACGCCGGAGCGCGGACGCTGTGCGACCCCGTGCCCGAGGACTGCGTGGAGCGTGTGCGCGAGCCGGGCTGCGGCTGCTGCGTGACGTGTGCGCTGGCCGAGGGTCGAGCGTGCGGGGTCTACACGGGGCGATGCGGTGCGGGGCTGGTCTGCCGACACCGGCCGGGCGAACCGAGGCCGCTGCACGCGCTGCTGGAGGGCCGCGGGGTGTGCGTGAACCAGACCGCACCTCCTCCTCCAGTCAGCGCTCGAGAAG TCCAGAGTGCCAGGATGCCTGAGGAAGATTCCAGCAGCAACACAACGAGTCCAACGGTGCCAGCTGGACACGAGCAGTCAACGGATGTCTTTCCCTCCCACGTTCGGCGTCCCCCGCCCTACCGGTTTCACCCCAAAGCCGAGGACATCCGACGCGAGCAAAGCCGGAAGAGCCAGAGCTTCAAAATAGAGGAACCTCTGGCAGAAGCCCCTTCCAACCATGAGAACATCGCCTTCGAGTCCAAGCAGGAGCGAGAGTAT GGTCCGTGTCGAAGGGAACTGGACGGAATAATCAACATGCTGAAGGTCGCACACATGGTGAACACCCGAGGTTTACGCATCCCGAACTGCGACAGGAAAGGCTTCTACAGGAAAAGACAG TGCTGGCCGTCTAAGGGCCGGAAACGAGGCATATGCTGGTGCGTGGACAAGTACGGCCAGGCCCTGCCAGGCTTCGACAGAAAGGAGAAACCTGCGCAGTGCTACGCTCTAGAGaagcactaa
- the igfbp1b gene encoding insulin-like growth factor-binding protein 1b isoform X2 produces the protein MRGLLPLSTLVFILALILILIPAPAEQSPVTGPEPIRCAPCTSEKLSACPAAPSGCRELIKEPGCGCCMTCALPEGAKCGVYTAHCGTGLRCTPRADDPHPLHSLTRGQAVCTVDHAAQEEASVPLHQLLGLDRAGDPEAHESIKAKANAIRKKLVELGPCHTELHSALDTITASQQALGEKFTTFYLPNCDKHGFYKTKQCETSLVGQPARCWCVSAWNGKRIAGSSDVHEDALCHQEISH, from the exons ATGCGCGGATTACTGCCGCTTTCCACGCTCGTCTTCATCCTCgccctcatcctcatcctcatccctGCTCCAGCAGAACAGTCCCCTGTTACAGGGCCGGAGCCGATCCGGTGCGCGCCGTGTACCTCGGAGAAGCTGAGCGCATGTCCGGCTGCTCCATCCGGCTGCAGGGAGCTGATAAAAGAGCCTGGATGCGGCTGTTGCATGACCTGCGCGCTGCCCGAGGGCGCCAAGTGCGGGGTTTACACGGCGCACTGCGGCACAGGACTGCGCTGCACACCGAGAGCAGACGACCCGCACCCGCTCCACTCGCTCACTCGCGGACAGGCCGTGTGCACCGTGGACCACGCCGCGCAAG AGGAGGCCAGCGTCCCTTTACACCAGCTGCTCGGACTGGACAGAGCCGGAGACCCGGAGGCGCACGAGAGCATCAAGGCTAAAGCCAACGCCATCCGGAAGAAGCTGGTGGAACTG GGTCCGTGCCATACTGAATTACACTCTGCTCTGGATACTATCACGGCCTCGCAGCAGGCTCTGGGTGAGAAGTTTACTACCTTTTACCTTCCCAACTGCGACAAGCATGGCTTCTACAAGACCAAGCAG TGCGAGACGTCCCTCGTCGGCCAGCCGGCACGTTGTTGGTGCGTTTCCGCTTGGAACGGAAAGAGAATTGCAGGATCCAGTGATGTCCACGAAGATGCCCTTTGCCACCAGGAGATCAGTCACTAA
- the igfbp1b gene encoding insulin-like growth factor-binding protein 1b isoform X1: MRGLLPLSTLVFILALILILIPAPAEQSPVTGPEPIRCAPCTSEKLSACPAAPSGCRELIKEPGCGCCMTCALPEGAKCGVYTAHCGTGLRCTPRADDPHPLHSLTRGQAVCTVDHAAQGASPLSTAESPIVDQMLNDNRLLTEEASVPLHQLLGLDRAGDPEAHESIKAKANAIRKKLVELGPCHTELHSALDTITASQQALGEKFTTFYLPNCDKHGFYKTKQCETSLVGQPARCWCVSAWNGKRIAGSSDVHEDALCHQEISH, from the exons ATGCGCGGATTACTGCCGCTTTCCACGCTCGTCTTCATCCTCgccctcatcctcatcctcatccctGCTCCAGCAGAACAGTCCCCTGTTACAGGGCCGGAGCCGATCCGGTGCGCGCCGTGTACCTCGGAGAAGCTGAGCGCATGTCCGGCTGCTCCATCCGGCTGCAGGGAGCTGATAAAAGAGCCTGGATGCGGCTGTTGCATGACCTGCGCGCTGCCCGAGGGCGCCAAGTGCGGGGTTTACACGGCGCACTGCGGCACAGGACTGCGCTGCACACCGAGAGCAGACGACCCGCACCCGCTCCACTCGCTCACTCGCGGACAGGCCGTGTGCACCGTGGACCACGCCGCGCAAGGTGCGTCTCCTCTCTCTACCGCCGAGTCGCCGATAGTCGATCAGATGCTAAACGATAACCGTCTCCTTACAGAGGAGGCCAGCGTCCCTTTACACCAGCTGCTCGGACTGGACAGAGCCGGAGACCCGGAGGCGCACGAGAGCATCAAGGCTAAAGCCAACGCCATCCGGAAGAAGCTGGTGGAACTG GGTCCGTGCCATACTGAATTACACTCTGCTCTGGATACTATCACGGCCTCGCAGCAGGCTCTGGGTGAGAAGTTTACTACCTTTTACCTTCCCAACTGCGACAAGCATGGCTTCTACAAGACCAAGCAG TGCGAGACGTCCCTCGTCGGCCAGCCGGCACGTTGTTGGTGCGTTTCCGCTTGGAACGGAAAGAGAATTGCAGGATCCAGTGATGTCCACGAAGATGCCCTTTGCCACCAGGAGATCAGTCACTAA